Proteins from a single region of Oncorhynchus keta strain PuntledgeMale-10-30-2019 chromosome 20, Oket_V2, whole genome shotgun sequence:
- the LOC118399435 gene encoding SH2 domain-containing protein 2A isoform X2 has translation MDFDYQRLKDVEILRREERISCLPIQPQKPVPHQHAAQDPPTRQTPPIKPRRSLKVPKTLREEVVLPAKQTNGQENEIVVKRVSPALTLGGPGPLEPLSPSLRAHTLLWFERTQLPRLCRPGRPMPCWLHGFATRREAEELLKDKQQGCFLLRLSESKIGFVLSYRGMDRCRHFIIEEEEGGRGACYLIAGEESRHSSLQELVSYYTQYPVGPFNEILTTPCDESSEACEGTVKLGLQDEGGETTKVTEKEASSYAPSAPATVHVQEILASSAPTNNGTPEYAVVKKVLKKSLSQPENQLGELLVVTNLILPEDVTEPDVSCAGAFGGGENAFDALYTRVNKPPSMLSHTSPYVNVGNPSGQEATASSVPLMYRGSTGDPSYWKLEPLHTYEETPHLIQREEETKEHIDFYAMGRWRDAERTIDPQHHLYSEVNLRTREAPSHIPLPARTAPNRPLRLPPRPVNCPPQQDGSVQRCGDPILSSSPLRPGVFLTPCSERPLTQDPSTSIYEQIPERPTSSRPPLPPPNPTTPY, from the exons ATGGACTTTGACTACCAGCGCTTAAAAG ATGTTGAAATCCTCAGGCGAGAAGAGCGAATCAGCTGCCTGCCAATCCAACCCCAAAAGCCTGTACCCCACCAGCATGCTGCTCAAGACCCACCCACACGCCAGACTCCTCCAATCAAACCCAGGCGGAGCTTAAAGGTTCCCAAAACCCTTCGTGAGGAGGTGGTGCTACCAGCCAAACAAACCAATGGCCAGGAGAATGAG ATAGTAGTGAAGAGGGTGTCTCCTGCTCTGACTCTGGGTGGCCCCGGGCCCCTGGAGCCCTTGTCCCCGTCCCTTCGGGCACACACCCTGCTGTGGTTTGAGAGGACACAGCTTCCCCGCCTGTGTCGGCCTGGTCGCCCAATGCCCTGCTGGCTACACGGCTTCGCCACACGCAG GGAGGCAGAGGAGCTTCTAAAGGACAAGCAGCAGGGCTGTTTTCTGCTCAGGCTCAGCGAGTCAAAGATTGGTTTTGTACTCTCGTACAG AGGAATGGATAGGTGCCGCCATTTCATCATAGAGGAAGAAGAGGGTGGCAGAGGGGCGTGTTACCTCATCGCTGGGGAGGAGAGTCGCCATAGCAGCCTGCAGGAGCTGGTCAGCTATTACACCCAGTATCCCGTGGGGCCCTTCAATGAGATTCTCACCACGCCCTGTGACGAG TCCAGTGAAGCTTGTGAGGGTACAGTTAAACTGGGGTTGCAGGATGAAGGTGGAGAGACAACGAAAGTGACCGAAAAGGAAGCCTCATCATATGCACCCTCGGCTCCTGCCACTGTCCATGTCCAAGAGATATTGGCCAGCTCAGCCCCTACAAACAACGGGACGCCAGAGTATgctgtggtgaagaaggtgctaAAAAAGTCCCTTTCTCAACCAGAAAACCAGCTTGGGGAACTGTTGGTG GTGACAAACCTGATCCTCCCCGAAGATGTGACAGAACCTGACGTTAGCTGTGCAGGAGCATTTGGCGGGGGAGAGAACGCATTCGACGCACTGTACACCCGGGTCAACAAGCCACCAAGCATGCTTTCCCATACATCTCCCTACGTCAATGTGGGCAATCCTTCAGGCCAGGAGGCGACAGCGTCCTCCGTCCCTCTCATGTACCGTGGTTCCACGGGGGACCCAAGCTACTGGAAGTTGGAGCCCCTGCACACCTACGAGGAAACCCCTCATCTAATTCAACGTGAAGAAGAGACAAAGGAACACATCGACTTCTACGCCATGGGGCGCTGGCGGGATGCCGAGAGGACTATAG ACCCCCAGCATCACCTCTACTCAGAGGTGAACCTAAGAACAAGAGAGGCCCCCAGTCACATCCCCCTTCCAGCCAGGACAGCCCCCAACCGGCCTTTACGACTGCCTCCCAGGCCTGTTAACTGCCCCCCTCAACAGGACGGAAGTGTGCAG CGATGTGGAGATCCCATCTTGTCCTCTTCCCCATTACGACCTGGAGTCTTTCTGACACCTTGTTCAGAACGACCTTTGACCCAAGACCCGAGCACCAGCATCTATGAACAGATCCCAGAGAGGCCAACCAGCTCAAGGCCTCCGCTGCCTCCACCCAATCCGACCACTCCTTACTAA
- the LOC118399435 gene encoding SH2 domain-containing protein 2A isoform X1: MDFDYQRLKDVEILRREERISCLPIQPQKPVPHQHAAQDPPTRQTPPIKPRRSLKVPKTLREEVVLPAKQTNGQENEIVVKRVSPALTLGGPGPLEPLSPSLRAHTLLWFERTQLPRLCRPGRPMPCWLHGFATRREAEELLKDKQQGCFLLRLSESKIGFVLSYRGMDRCRHFIIEEEEGGRGACYLIAGEESRHSSLQELVSYYTQYPVGPFNEILTTPCDESSEACEGTVKLGLQDEGGETTKVTEKEASSYAPSAPATVHVQEILASSAPTNNGTPEYAVVKKVLKKSLSQPENQLGELLVVTNLILPEDVTEPDVSCAGAFGGGENAFDALYTRVNKPPSMLSHTSPYVNVGNPSGQEATASSVPLMYRGSTGDPSYWKLEPLHTYEETPHLIQREEETKEHIDFYAMGRWRDAERTIGGRDPQHHLYSEVNLRTREAPSHIPLPARTAPNRPLRLPPRPVNCPPQQDGSVQRCGDPILSSSPLRPGVFLTPCSERPLTQDPSTSIYEQIPERPTSSRPPLPPPNPTTPY; this comes from the exons ATGGACTTTGACTACCAGCGCTTAAAAG ATGTTGAAATCCTCAGGCGAGAAGAGCGAATCAGCTGCCTGCCAATCCAACCCCAAAAGCCTGTACCCCACCAGCATGCTGCTCAAGACCCACCCACACGCCAGACTCCTCCAATCAAACCCAGGCGGAGCTTAAAGGTTCCCAAAACCCTTCGTGAGGAGGTGGTGCTACCAGCCAAACAAACCAATGGCCAGGAGAATGAG ATAGTAGTGAAGAGGGTGTCTCCTGCTCTGACTCTGGGTGGCCCCGGGCCCCTGGAGCCCTTGTCCCCGTCCCTTCGGGCACACACCCTGCTGTGGTTTGAGAGGACACAGCTTCCCCGCCTGTGTCGGCCTGGTCGCCCAATGCCCTGCTGGCTACACGGCTTCGCCACACGCAG GGAGGCAGAGGAGCTTCTAAAGGACAAGCAGCAGGGCTGTTTTCTGCTCAGGCTCAGCGAGTCAAAGATTGGTTTTGTACTCTCGTACAG AGGAATGGATAGGTGCCGCCATTTCATCATAGAGGAAGAAGAGGGTGGCAGAGGGGCGTGTTACCTCATCGCTGGGGAGGAGAGTCGCCATAGCAGCCTGCAGGAGCTGGTCAGCTATTACACCCAGTATCCCGTGGGGCCCTTCAATGAGATTCTCACCACGCCCTGTGACGAG TCCAGTGAAGCTTGTGAGGGTACAGTTAAACTGGGGTTGCAGGATGAAGGTGGAGAGACAACGAAAGTGACCGAAAAGGAAGCCTCATCATATGCACCCTCGGCTCCTGCCACTGTCCATGTCCAAGAGATATTGGCCAGCTCAGCCCCTACAAACAACGGGACGCCAGAGTATgctgtggtgaagaaggtgctaAAAAAGTCCCTTTCTCAACCAGAAAACCAGCTTGGGGAACTGTTGGTG GTGACAAACCTGATCCTCCCCGAAGATGTGACAGAACCTGACGTTAGCTGTGCAGGAGCATTTGGCGGGGGAGAGAACGCATTCGACGCACTGTACACCCGGGTCAACAAGCCACCAAGCATGCTTTCCCATACATCTCCCTACGTCAATGTGGGCAATCCTTCAGGCCAGGAGGCGACAGCGTCCTCCGTCCCTCTCATGTACCGTGGTTCCACGGGGGACCCAAGCTACTGGAAGTTGGAGCCCCTGCACACCTACGAGGAAACCCCTCATCTAATTCAACGTGAAGAAGAGACAAAGGAACACATCGACTTCTACGCCATGGGGCGCTGGCGGGATGCCGAGAGGACTATAGGTGGGCGAG ACCCCCAGCATCACCTCTACTCAGAGGTGAACCTAAGAACAAGAGAGGCCCCCAGTCACATCCCCCTTCCAGCCAGGACAGCCCCCAACCGGCCTTTACGACTGCCTCCCAGGCCTGTTAACTGCCCCCCTCAACAGGACGGAAGTGTGCAG CGATGTGGAGATCCCATCTTGTCCTCTTCCCCATTACGACCTGGAGTCTTTCTGACACCTTGTTCAGAACGACCTTTGACCCAAGACCCGAGCACCAGCATCTATGAACAGATCCCAGAGAGGCCAACCAGCTCAAGGCCTCCGCTGCCTCCACCCAATCCGACCACTCCTTACTAA